In Amycolatopsis coloradensis, one genomic interval encodes:
- a CDS encoding enoyl-CoA hydratase-related protein translates to MSAYAEITYEVEDRIATVTLNRPEARNGYTIRMADELGDAMDRADRDEEVRVVILTGNGKDFSVGADLTQGGFDFDPETGPDAAWQEPAGRCSKRIFTMNKPVIAALRGAAVGGGVTITLSCDYRLASTDSRFGFVFVRRGIYPEGASAWFLPRLVGMGTALDWMISGRVFGAEEAKTAGLVHSVHEPEEVLGKARELALEIATTTSPVSVAVTRQLLYRMASAESPFPVHELDSKLIGGLGSSPDAVEGVVSFLQKRPPEFSMRVDTDQPAYLPWRNS, encoded by the coding sequence ATGAGCGCGTACGCCGAAATCACCTACGAGGTCGAAGACCGCATCGCGACGGTCACGCTCAACCGGCCCGAAGCCCGCAACGGCTACACCATTCGCATGGCCGACGAACTCGGCGACGCGATGGACCGGGCCGACCGCGACGAAGAGGTCCGGGTGGTGATCCTGACCGGCAACGGCAAGGATTTCTCGGTGGGCGCCGATCTCACGCAGGGCGGTTTCGACTTCGATCCGGAGACCGGGCCGGACGCGGCGTGGCAGGAACCGGCGGGCCGCTGCTCGAAGCGGATCTTCACGATGAACAAGCCGGTGATCGCGGCCCTGCGGGGCGCGGCCGTCGGCGGCGGCGTCACGATCACGCTGTCGTGCGACTACCGGCTGGCGTCCACGGATTCCCGGTTCGGTTTCGTCTTCGTCCGCCGCGGGATCTACCCCGAAGGCGCGTCCGCGTGGTTCCTCCCGCGGCTCGTCGGGATGGGCACGGCACTCGACTGGATGATCAGCGGCCGCGTCTTCGGCGCCGAGGAAGCGAAAACCGCCGGGCTGGTCCACAGTGTTCATGAGCCCGAGGAAGTGCTCGGCAAGGCACGCGAACTGGCTCTCGAGATCGCCACGACCACGTCGCCGGTGTCGGTCGCGGTGACCCGGCAGCTGTTGTACCGCATGGCCAGCGCGGAATCGCCGTTCCCCGTGCACGAACTGGACTCCAAGCTGATCGGCGGCCTGGGCTCCAGTCCGGACGCCGTCGAAGGCGTCGTGTCCTTCCTGCAGAAACGACCACCGGAGTTCTCCATGCGTGTAGACACCGACCAGCCCGCCTACCTGCCGTGGCGGAACTCGTGA
- a CDS encoding acetoacetate decarboxylase family protein — translation MNAYPPEPWNLAGQAYLSIWRVPVSELPELPGGAEPITLGVRAQVFTAWIDYQEPGQLQYHELLATVAVRGERLSSSITDIWVDSEVSLAGGRALWGIPKDLAALDFAHGRTFTASAATHEDWIATAAFTARPGLPVRMPAAFDVVQMLDGRLKRSPVRATANPRPAAADWRINESGPLGFLAGQRPALSACLRDFKIVFGG, via the coding sequence GTGAACGCCTATCCCCCCGAGCCTTGGAACCTGGCGGGGCAGGCGTATCTGTCGATCTGGCGTGTCCCAGTGAGCGAACTGCCCGAACTGCCCGGCGGCGCCGAGCCGATCACGCTGGGCGTCCGCGCCCAGGTGTTCACCGCGTGGATCGACTACCAGGAGCCCGGGCAGCTTCAGTACCACGAGCTGCTGGCGACCGTCGCGGTCCGCGGCGAACGCCTCTCCAGCTCCATCACCGACATCTGGGTCGACAGCGAGGTCTCCCTCGCCGGCGGACGCGCGCTGTGGGGCATCCCCAAGGATCTCGCCGCGCTCGACTTCGCCCATGGGCGGACCTTCACCGCCTCGGCGGCCACCCACGAAGACTGGATCGCGACGGCGGCCTTCACCGCCCGCCCGGGCCTCCCGGTGCGGATGCCCGCGGCCTTCGACGTCGTCCAAATGCTGGACGGCCGTCTCAAAAGAAGCCCCGTCCGAGCGACGGCGAACCCGCGTCCCGCGGCCGCGGATTGGCGGATCAACGAGTCCGGCCCGCTCGGCTTCCTTGCCGGTCAGCGGCCCGCGCTGAGCGCCTGCCTGCGCGACTTCAAGATCGTCTTCGGCGGCTGA
- a CDS encoding ribonucleoside-diphosphate reductase subunit alpha: protein MSVEIGQRPPSSSDTTPATVRVIRRDGSVSPFDANKISVAVTKAFLAVEGGDAAASSRIHHLVKELTEQIETTLLRHAGPETALHIEQIQDIVELALMRGEHHKVARAYVLYREERAKAREAEKPASSDVAISVKAADGSLRPLDWARVSHVVGEAVAGLEDVSAEPVLAEAKRNLYDGISADELALAQIMAARVLVEQEPNYSYVSARLLADKLRGEALSYLAGVPQQASQDEMTARYPQYFRDYLKRAIELELVNPELQTFDLDKITAAIRAERDLDFGFLGLQTLYDRYFQHHDGVRFELPQAFFMRVAMGLAIREDDREARAIEFYELLSTFHFMASTPTLFNSGTTRPQLSSCFLTTVDDDLDSIFQAYKNNALLAKYSGGLGNDWTPVRGLGAHIKGTNGQSQGVVPFLKIANDTAVAVNQGGKRKGAACAYLETWHVDIEEFLDLRKNTGDDRRRTHDMNTANWVPDEFLRRVEADAQWTLFSPNETPDLHDLYGNAFAERYREYEAAAERGELKVFRKVRAVDLWRRMLTMLFETGHPWITFKDPCNLRSPQQHVGVVHSSNLCTEITLNTTTDEVAVCNLGSVNLLKHVTPEGLDTKRLEKTVRTAVRMLDNVIDINFYTIPEARRSNLRHRPIGLGLMGFQDALFEIGVPLSSDEAVQFADTSMEHISYYAISASTDLAEERGQYQTFEGSLWSKGILPIDSMQLLIDARQGDALDVDTSSTLDWAPLRERVKTVGMRNSNVMAIAPTATISNICGVGQSIEPLFQNLFVKSNMSGDFTVVNPHLVRSLKERGLWDEVMVSDLKYFDGSLGQIDRVPDDLKALYATAFEIESKWLVDAGSRRQKWIDQAQSLNLYIAAPSGRKLDELYRYAWHKGLKTTYYLRARSATHVEKSTLRGTDGKLNAVSATPAPAAPASPKPAAPAPAPAASPAPSASAAVPAVPVTAPAPAAKPEPKEMPKVSDVDFVAADGAACRIDDPDCEACQ from the coding sequence ATGTCAGTGGAAATCGGTCAGCGGCCACCTTCGTCCTCGGACACCACGCCCGCGACCGTGCGAGTCATCCGGCGGGACGGCAGCGTGTCCCCCTTCGACGCGAACAAGATCTCGGTCGCCGTGACCAAGGCCTTCCTCGCCGTCGAGGGCGGTGACGCGGCCGCCTCGTCGCGGATCCACCACCTGGTCAAGGAACTGACCGAGCAGATCGAGACCACCCTGCTCCGCCACGCCGGTCCTGAGACCGCGCTGCACATCGAGCAGATCCAGGACATCGTCGAGCTCGCACTGATGCGCGGCGAGCACCACAAGGTCGCCCGCGCGTACGTCCTGTACCGCGAAGAGCGCGCGAAGGCCCGTGAGGCCGAGAAGCCCGCGTCATCCGACGTCGCCATCAGCGTCAAGGCCGCCGACGGCTCGCTTCGCCCGCTCGACTGGGCCCGCGTCTCGCACGTGGTCGGCGAGGCCGTCGCCGGCCTCGAGGACGTTTCGGCCGAGCCGGTCCTGGCCGAGGCCAAGCGCAACCTCTACGACGGCATCAGCGCCGACGAACTCGCCCTCGCCCAGATCATGGCCGCGCGCGTGCTCGTCGAGCAGGAGCCCAACTACTCCTACGTCAGTGCCCGGCTGCTCGCGGACAAGCTCCGCGGCGAGGCGCTCAGCTACCTCGCGGGAGTGCCGCAGCAGGCCAGCCAAGACGAGATGACCGCGAGGTACCCGCAGTACTTCCGGGACTACCTCAAGCGCGCCATCGAGCTGGAGCTGGTCAACCCCGAGCTGCAGACCTTCGACCTGGACAAGATCACCGCGGCCATCCGCGCCGAGCGTGATCTCGACTTCGGCTTCCTCGGCCTCCAGACCCTGTACGACCGGTACTTCCAGCACCACGACGGCGTCCGCTTCGAGCTGCCGCAGGCGTTCTTCATGCGAGTCGCGATGGGTCTGGCGATCCGCGAGGACGACCGTGAGGCTCGTGCCATCGAGTTCTACGAGCTGCTTTCGACGTTCCACTTCATGGCGTCCACCCCGACGCTGTTCAACTCGGGCACCACGCGCCCGCAGCTGTCGTCCTGCTTCCTGACCACTGTGGACGACGACCTGGACTCGATCTTCCAGGCGTACAAGAACAACGCGCTGCTGGCGAAGTACTCGGGCGGTCTCGGCAACGACTGGACCCCGGTCCGCGGCCTCGGCGCGCACATCAAGGGCACCAACGGCCAGTCGCAGGGTGTCGTGCCGTTCCTCAAGATCGCCAACGACACCGCGGTCGCGGTGAACCAGGGTGGCAAGCGCAAGGGCGCGGCCTGCGCGTACCTCGAGACCTGGCACGTGGACATCGAGGAATTCCTCGACCTGCGCAAGAACACCGGTGACGACCGTCGCCGCACGCACGACATGAACACCGCGAACTGGGTGCCGGACGAGTTCCTGCGCCGCGTCGAGGCCGACGCGCAGTGGACGCTGTTCTCGCCGAACGAGACCCCGGACCTGCACGACCTCTACGGCAACGCGTTCGCCGAGCGCTACCGCGAGTACGAGGCCGCCGCCGAGCGTGGCGAGCTGAAGGTGTTCCGCAAGGTCCGCGCGGTCGACCTGTGGCGCCGCATGCTGACCATGCTGTTCGAGACCGGCCACCCGTGGATCACCTTCAAGGACCCGTGCAACCTGCGTTCGCCGCAGCAGCACGTGGGTGTCGTGCACTCGTCCAACCTGTGCACCGAGATCACCCTGAACACCACCACCGACGAGGTCGCGGTCTGCAACCTCGGCTCGGTGAACCTGCTCAAGCACGTCACCCCCGAGGGCTTGGACACCAAGCGCCTCGAGAAGACCGTGCGCACCGCGGTCCGCATGCTCGACAACGTGATCGACATCAACTTCTACACGATCCCGGAGGCGCGCCGCTCCAACCTGCGTCACCGCCCGATCGGGCTGGGCCTGATGGGCTTCCAGGACGCGCTGTTCGAGATCGGTGTCCCGCTGTCCTCGGACGAGGCCGTCCAGTTCGCGGACACCAGCATGGAGCACATCAGCTACTACGCGATCTCGGCCTCGACCGACCTCGCCGAGGAGCGCGGCCAGTACCAGACGTTCGAGGGTTCCTTGTGGAGCAAGGGAATCCTGCCGATCGACTCGATGCAGCTGCTGATCGACGCGCGGCAGGGCGACGCGCTCGACGTCGACACCTCGTCCACTTTGGACTGGGCGCCGCTGCGCGAGCGGGTCAAGACCGTCGGCATGCGCAACTCCAACGTGATGGCGATCGCGCCGACCGCGACGATCTCCAACATCTGCGGGGTCGGGCAGTCGATCGAGCCGCTGTTCCAGAACCTGTTCGTCAAGTCGAACATGTCCGGTGACTTCACCGTGGTGAACCCGCACCTGGTCCGCTCGCTCAAGGAGCGCGGGCTGTGGGACGAGGTCATGGTGTCGGACCTGAAGTACTTCGACGGCAGCCTCGGCCAGATCGACCGCGTGCCGGACGACCTGAAGGCGCTGTACGCGACCGCGTTCGAGATCGAGTCGAAGTGGCTGGTGGACGCCGGTTCGCGGCGCCAGAAGTGGATCGACCAGGCTCAGTCGCTGAACCTGTACATCGCGGCGCCCAGCGGCCGCAAGCTCGACGAGCTGTACCGCTACGCCTGGCACAAGGGCCTCAAGACCACGTATTACCTGCGGGCGCGGTCCGCGACGCACGTGGAGAAGAGCACCCTGCGCGGCACCGACGGCAAGCTGAACGCGGTCTCGGCCACCCCGGCCCCCGCCGCACCCGCTTCGCCGAAGCCCGCCGCTCCGGCCCCGGCTCCCGCCGCTTCGCCCGCCCCGTCGGCTTCCGCCGCGGTCCCGGCCGTGCCGGTCACCGCGCCCGCACCGGCCGCCAAGCCGGAGCCGAAGGAGATGCCGAAGGTCTCGGACGTCGACTTCGTCGCCGCCGACGGCGCCGCCTGCCGGATCGACGACCCCGACTGCGAAGCCTGCCAGTAA
- a CDS encoding ribonucleotide-diphosphate reductase subunit beta gives MTTFDASTDATGLGEIEVGAARINVDDKRMINARADVNQLLPMKYTWAWEKYLAGCNNHWMPTEVAMQADIALWKSPDGLTEDERTMLKRNLGFFATAESLVANNIVLAVYRQITNPECRQYLLRQAFEEAVHTHTFQYICESLGLVEGELFNMYREVPSISDKDAWALKYTQNLENPDFETGTPEADQAFLRDLVAFYVIFEGMWFYTGFAQILSLGRRNKMVGIAEQYQYILRDESIHLNFGIDCINQIKIENPHLWTEEFQAEVRTMLTEACELEVAYARDTMPRGMLGLSAELIEQYMHFITDRRAQQIGLAPIFGETENPFPWMSEAMDLKKEKNFFETRVIEYQSGGALDWD, from the coding sequence ATGACCACCTTTGACGCCTCCACCGACGCCACGGGCCTCGGTGAGATCGAAGTCGGCGCCGCCCGCATCAACGTCGACGACAAGCGGATGATCAACGCCCGCGCCGACGTCAACCAGCTGCTGCCGATGAAGTACACCTGGGCGTGGGAGAAGTACCTCGCCGGCTGCAACAACCACTGGATGCCGACCGAGGTCGCCATGCAGGCCGACATCGCGCTGTGGAAGTCGCCCGACGGCCTCACCGAGGACGAGCGCACCATGCTCAAGCGCAACCTCGGCTTCTTCGCCACCGCGGAATCGCTGGTGGCCAACAACATCGTGCTCGCGGTGTACCGGCAGATCACCAACCCCGAATGCCGCCAGTACCTGCTGCGCCAGGCGTTCGAGGAGGCCGTGCACACGCACACCTTCCAGTACATCTGCGAGAGCCTCGGCCTGGTCGAGGGCGAGCTGTTCAACATGTACCGCGAGGTCCCGTCCATCTCGGACAAGGACGCGTGGGCGCTGAAGTACACGCAGAACCTGGAGAACCCGGACTTCGAGACCGGGACGCCGGAGGCCGACCAGGCCTTCCTGCGTGACCTCGTCGCGTTCTACGTGATCTTCGAGGGCATGTGGTTCTACACCGGCTTCGCGCAGATCCTGTCGCTCGGCCGCCGGAACAAGATGGTCGGCATCGCCGAGCAGTACCAGTACATCCTGCGCGACGAGTCGATCCACCTGAACTTCGGCATCGACTGCATCAACCAGATCAAGATCGAGAACCCGCACCTGTGGACCGAGGAGTTCCAGGCCGAGGTCCGCACCATGCTGACCGAGGCGTGCGAACTCGAGGTCGCCTACGCCCGCGACACCATGCCGCGCGGCATGCTCGGACTCTCGGCCGAGCTGATCGAGCAGTACATGCACTTCATCACCGACCGGCGAGCGCAGCAGATCGGCCTCGCGCCGATCTTCGGCGAGACCGAGAACCCGTTCCCGTGGATGTCGGAGGCGATGGACCTCAAGAAGGAGAAGAACTTCTTCGAGACCCGCGTCATCGAGTACCAGTCCGGTGGTGCCCTCGACTGGGACTGA
- the metE gene encoding 5-methyltetrahydropteroyltriglutamate--homocysteine S-methyltransferase, with the protein MTEIGTTVLGYPRIGPDRELKRSLERYWAGKIDEAELLGIGRALRTRTWRELKDAGLKSVPSNTFSHYDQVLDTTELFGALPERFTTLGLSPLDTYFAAARGVQDAPAMEMTKWFDTNYHYLVPELGPDTTFSLTGTKPLDEYREARAVGVETRPVLVGPVTFLLLAKPAETAPEDFRPLDLLDNLLDGYAELLRRLHDEGVEWVQFDEPAFAADRTERELNALIRAYHRLAKEPARPKILVAGYFGGLGRGLGVLARSPIDAIAVDLVTDESFVDAVAAEPALRDKEVLAGVVDGRNVWRTDPTRALSRAAMLLGIAKAVSVSTSCSLLHVPYDVEREDGLHPRLKGWLAFARQKVDEVVLLGRALKEEGVDLSAARAAATDRATAADLADSGVRARLEALRPEDTVRSPYARRAAAQQAALKLPPLPSTTIGSFPQTTDVRKARAAHKAGSLDDAGYEAAMKAEIERVVRLQEDLGLDVLVHGEPERNDMVQYFAERLAGFAATDFGWVQSYGSRCVRPPILYGDVSRPEPMTVEWARYAQGLTGKPVKGMLTGPVTILAWSFVRDDQPLGETARQVALAIRDEVHDLQEAGIRVIQVDEPALRELLPLRATAHEAYFAWAVSSFRLATSGIDDATQIHTHMCYSEFGEVVEAIDALDADVTSIEAARSKMEVVTDLAAAGFGRGVGPGVYDIHSPRVPAVDEVSGLLRTAVGAVPAERIWVNPDCGLKTRGYAEVEPALRNLVAAARVVRSELA; encoded by the coding sequence GTGACCGAAATCGGCACGACAGTGCTGGGCTACCCCCGGATCGGACCGGACAGGGAACTCAAGCGTTCACTCGAACGCTACTGGGCGGGCAAAATCGACGAGGCCGAACTACTGGGCATCGGCCGCGCGCTGCGCACCAGGACCTGGCGGGAACTCAAGGACGCGGGACTGAAATCCGTCCCCTCCAACACCTTCTCCCACTATGACCAGGTGCTCGACACCACCGAGCTGTTCGGAGCGCTGCCGGAGCGCTTCACGACGCTCGGTCTCTCGCCGCTCGACACCTACTTCGCCGCCGCACGCGGGGTGCAGGACGCGCCGGCGATGGAGATGACGAAGTGGTTCGACACGAACTACCACTACCTCGTCCCCGAACTCGGCCCGGATACGACGTTCTCGCTCACCGGCACCAAACCGCTCGACGAATACCGCGAAGCCCGTGCGGTCGGTGTCGAGACCCGGCCGGTGCTGGTGGGCCCGGTGACGTTCCTGCTGCTCGCGAAGCCGGCCGAGACCGCTCCGGAGGACTTCCGACCGCTGGACCTGCTCGACAACCTCCTCGACGGCTACGCCGAGCTGCTGCGCCGTCTGCACGACGAAGGCGTCGAGTGGGTTCAGTTCGACGAACCCGCCTTCGCCGCGGACCGCACCGAGAGGGAGCTCAACGCACTCATCCGCGCCTACCACCGGCTCGCGAAGGAGCCCGCGCGGCCCAAGATCCTGGTCGCCGGGTACTTCGGCGGTCTCGGCCGCGGCTTGGGGGTGCTCGCGCGCTCTCCGATCGACGCCATCGCGGTCGACCTCGTCACCGATGAGTCCTTTGTGGACGCCGTCGCCGCCGAACCCGCCTTGCGGGACAAGGAAGTGCTGGCCGGTGTCGTGGACGGGCGCAACGTCTGGCGCACGGATCCGACCCGCGCGCTCAGCCGAGCGGCGATGCTGCTGGGTATCGCGAAAGCGGTCAGCGTGTCGACGTCCTGCTCATTGCTTCACGTGCCCTACGACGTCGAGCGGGAGGACGGACTGCACCCGCGTCTGAAAGGCTGGCTCGCCTTCGCCAGGCAGAAGGTCGACGAGGTCGTCTTGCTCGGGCGCGCGCTGAAGGAAGAGGGCGTCGACCTCTCCGCCGCCCGTGCCGCGGCCACGGATCGCGCGACGGCGGCCGACCTGGCCGACAGCGGGGTCCGCGCCCGGCTGGAGGCACTGCGGCCGGAGGACACCGTCCGCTCCCCCTACGCCCGGCGCGCGGCGGCTCAGCAGGCCGCGCTGAAGCTGCCGCCGTTGCCGAGCACGACGATCGGCTCGTTCCCGCAGACCACCGACGTCCGCAAGGCGCGGGCCGCGCACAAGGCGGGTTCGCTGGACGACGCGGGCTACGAAGCCGCGATGAAGGCGGAGATCGAGCGCGTCGTCCGGCTGCAGGAGGACCTCGGCCTGGACGTGCTGGTGCACGGCGAACCCGAGCGCAACGACATGGTGCAGTACTTCGCCGAGCGGCTGGCCGGGTTCGCGGCCACCGACTTCGGCTGGGTACAGTCCTACGGTTCGCGCTGCGTCCGGCCGCCGATCCTGTACGGCGACGTCTCCCGGCCGGAGCCGATGACCGTCGAGTGGGCGCGCTACGCGCAGGGCCTGACCGGCAAACCCGTCAAAGGCATGCTGACCGGACCCGTGACGATCCTGGCGTGGTCGTTCGTCCGCGACGATCAGCCGCTGGGCGAGACCGCCCGTCAGGTGGCGCTGGCCATCCGCGATGAGGTGCACGACCTGCAGGAGGCGGGCATCCGCGTCATCCAGGTGGACGAGCCGGCGCTGCGGGAGCTGCTCCCCCTGCGCGCGACGGCGCACGAGGCGTACTTCGCGTGGGCGGTTTCGTCGTTCCGGCTGGCGACTTCCGGAATCGACGACGCCACTCAGATCCACACGCACATGTGCTACTCGGAGTTCGGTGAGGTGGTCGAGGCGATCGACGCGCTCGACGCCGACGTCACCAGCATCGAGGCCGCGCGGTCGAAGATGGAGGTCGTCACCGACCTCGCCGCGGCGGGCTTCGGCCGCGGCGTCGGGCCTGGCGTCTACGACATCCATTCGCCGCGCGTCCCCGCGGTCGACGAGGTCAGCGGGCTGCTGCGGACCGCCGTCGGCGCCGTGCCCGCCGAGCGGATCTGGGTCAACCCGGACTGCGGTCTGAAGACCCGCGGGTACGCCGAGGTCGAACCGGCCCTGCGGAACCTGGTCGCGGCCGCCCGCGTGGTCCGCTCCGAACTGGCCTGA
- a CDS encoding cytochrome P450: MANAVEKVTGALRERVPPLTSIPLPRSVDQRWLGATWPVRELAPAPPGLKPVLGDEGPPVIGHALDFMRFGIEFGLKRYETYGPVSWMGAFGRRIVALTGPEATQIALVNKDKAFSQEGWKFFIEQFFDRGLMLLDFGEHHLHRRIMQAAFTRQRLTGYVDQMGPALRKGVAAWADRQNPRIYWYLKQLTLDVATRVFMGMSSGDDAAAINRAFVNSVRAGTAIVRFPVPGGRWAAGLHGRKVLERYFSANLPAKRAGDGDDLFTALCHATTEDGDRFTDSDVVNHMIFLMMAAHDTSTITSAAAVYHLAKNPEWQERARRESLALGGDVPDIEALETLTTLDLVIKEALRLVAPVPSLTRKTVKDTEVLGHFIPEGTLVGISPTVNHFSPEHWTDPMRFDPDRFGEDRREDKSHRYAWMPFGGGAHKCIGLHFGTFEVKALLHEMLRAYRWSVPENYTARWDYVSLPVPADGLPIRLTPR, translated from the coding sequence ATGGCGAACGCCGTCGAAAAGGTCACCGGGGCACTGCGCGAGCGGGTCCCGCCGCTTACCTCGATCCCCCTCCCGCGTTCGGTCGACCAGCGCTGGCTCGGCGCGACCTGGCCGGTCCGCGAGCTCGCGCCCGCCCCGCCGGGCCTCAAACCCGTCCTCGGCGACGAAGGCCCGCCGGTCATCGGGCATGCCCTGGACTTCATGCGCTTCGGCATCGAGTTCGGTCTCAAACGCTACGAGACCTACGGACCGGTGTCGTGGATGGGCGCGTTCGGGCGCCGCATCGTCGCGCTCACCGGCCCGGAGGCCACCCAGATCGCGTTGGTGAACAAGGACAAGGCCTTCTCCCAGGAGGGCTGGAAGTTCTTCATCGAGCAGTTCTTCGACCGCGGTCTGATGCTGCTCGACTTCGGCGAGCACCATCTGCACCGGCGGATCATGCAGGCGGCGTTCACCCGGCAACGGCTCACCGGTTACGTCGACCAGATGGGACCGGCCCTGCGTAAGGGCGTCGCCGCGTGGGCCGACCGGCAGAACCCGCGGATCTACTGGTACCTCAAGCAGCTCACGCTCGACGTCGCGACGCGCGTGTTCATGGGCATGAGTTCCGGCGACGACGCGGCCGCGATCAACCGCGCGTTCGTGAACTCCGTGCGCGCGGGCACGGCCATCGTGCGGTTCCCCGTTCCCGGCGGCCGCTGGGCGGCGGGTTTGCACGGCCGCAAAGTCCTCGAACGCTACTTTTCGGCGAACCTGCCGGCGAAACGGGCCGGCGACGGCGACGACCTCTTCACCGCGTTGTGCCACGCCACCACCGAAGACGGTGACCGCTTCACCGACTCCGACGTCGTCAACCACATGATCTTCCTGATGATGGCCGCGCACGACACCTCGACGATCACCAGCGCCGCCGCCGTCTACCACCTCGCCAAGAATCCCGAGTGGCAGGAACGCGCGCGCCGGGAATCGCTCGCGCTCGGCGGCGACGTGCCGGACATCGAGGCGCTGGAGACCCTGACGACGCTGGATCTGGTGATCAAGGAAGCCCTGCGGCTGGTGGCCCCGGTTCCTTCCCTGACCAGGAAGACCGTGAAGGACACCGAGGTTCTCGGGCATTTCATTCCCGAAGGGACACTCGTCGGGATTTCCCCCACCGTCAACCACTTCTCGCCGGAGCACTGGACCGACCCCATGCGGTTCGACCCGGACCGCTTCGGCGAGGACCGCCGCGAGGACAAGTCGCATCGCTACGCGTGGATGCCGTTCGGCGGCGGGGCGCACAAGTGCATCGGCCTGCATTTCGGGACATTCGAGGTGAAGGCGCTGCTGCACGAGATGCTGCGGGCGTATCGGTGGTCGGTACCGGAGAACTACACCGCACGCTGGGACTACGTCTCGCTGCCCGTACCGGCGGACGGACTGCCGATCCGCCTGACACCCCGCTGA